The Paenibacillus beijingensis nucleotide sequence CGAGAGCCAGACCCCATCCGACGAGCGCCGCACCGAAGCCGCTGCCCGCTTTCGTCCCGAAGCTGCCCGCGCTGTAGACGAGGCCTTCAGTCCGCATCCCGGTTTTCCACTCGCCGTATTCCACCGTATCGGCCAGCATCGCAAAGAAGGTGCCCATGATTGGCGCCGTACCCATGGATTTGATTACCAGGCCGGCAATAACAAACGTAAGGTCGTCCGGTTTGAAAGCCGTAACCAGAGAGCCCGCAATCAAAATCACGCTGCCGGCCATAGCCGCATTCCGCTTTCCAAAGCGCTTGATGACGGGAGCAAGCAGAAAATAGGCGACCAATAACGGGATGAGGTTCGCCAATCCCAAGATGCCGACCAAATCCACGTTATCCAGCATATACTGCGCGTAATAAACAATCATCGTGCTGCCCATGGCGTTGTTGGCAAAAAACACAATCGCGAATACCAGGAGCAGCGCCCAGTACTTGTTTCTAAAAAGCGCTTTCAGACCGCGCCTGAACGGAATCTCCTTTTGCACGACGGACGGCTTGACCCGCTCCTTCGTCGTGGCGAACGTAAACAGGAAGACCAGCATGCCCAGCACGCCAAAGATGGCAAAGGTCCAAATCCAGCCGATCTTGCCGCCGCCGAACACGTTTACAAGCGGCTTAGTGAAATAGGTGACCAGAATCGCGCCGCAAACGGCCAGGACCATCCGGAAAATGTTCAGGACCGAACGCTGGTAGCCGTCCTGCGTCATCAAGGAGTTCAGAACGCCGTACGGAACGTTGATGGCCGAATAGATAAAGTTCATCAACAAATAAGTGACGTAGATATAGATCATCGTCACGACAGGTCCCGCATCAGGCACCGTAAACAGCAGCAAGCCGGAAGCGGCGAACGGTGCGGCCATCCACAGCAGCCAAGGCCGCGCTTTGCCGTGTCTGCTTTTCGTCTTGTCGATCATTGCTCCGATTCCGATATCCGCGAAGGCGTCAAGCACGCGGGCGATGAACAGCAGCGTGCCCACAGCAGCGGCCGCAATCCCGATCACATCGGTATAAAAAAAAGACAAAAACGTGGACGCTGCCGCAAACAGCAGCTGGCTCGCAAAATCGCCAAGCCCGTATCCGATTTTTTCTTTCAATGAGATATCTTGAACGAGCGAATTGTCCACCGCCCTGCCGGGCGCTCCATCCGCAGCTCCGCTTGATCCAACGCCAGTCACTTTGTAGGCTGATTTGTTAGCGCTCATGTTTCATCATTCTCCTTTAACGGTATTTTTCCCCAACGATTCTGTTTCATTCTGGTTGCGCTTTCATGATTTCGAAAGGTCCAGAAGAACAGGCGTTCGCTCTTCTTGGAAAATTGATTCGGTTTCTTGATACCAATTCGGGAAAGCGGTTTCACAATTAAGGCGGGATTTCGTTTGTTCATAGCAAAAAAAGTGGCTTTTCTTTGTTTTTTCGGCACTTTCAATTCGCTTTTTGCTCCATAATGCATCAAACCGGAGGCTTTTTGTATTCGCTATCAGAAAGCGTTTTCCTGTTTTCCATTATACTTCGATTTATTCTCCCGTCAAGCCCAATTTAAAAATATGGGCAATCGCTGCGATAGTCGCAAAATGATTGACGGAATCAGGGTCTTTGCATATAATACACTCAAAAGCGCGGGAAAATATTTTCCTATGTAAGCGTTGTCAAGGAAAACAGGAAAGTGGGCGAAACCTTTGAAGATGACGATTAAAGACATTGCCCGGATGGCAGGCGTTTCGATCTCCACCGTTTCCAGAGTGATCAATAACAGCAAACCGGTTCAAGACGACCTCCGCAAGCGGGTGCTGGACGTCATGGAACAAACGAAATTCCGACCGAACACCATCGCCCAGAATCTTGCAAAAAATGAATCCAATCTGATCGGCGTCATGCTTCCCGAAGTGAAAAACACCGTTCTCGACGAGCTGATCCACGGCATCAATCACGTCTCCCGGATATACGGGTACAACACGATGCTCAGCTTAACCGGAGGAACGCTTGAGAACGAGCTGCATTATTTCAATTTGTTTCGGGGAATTCAGGCGGACGGCATTATTTTGGCCAGCGACAATTTAAAAGGCGAGCTGATCGAGCTGATCGAGCTGTCCGGCATCCCGTGCATTTTGGTCGGCCGCGACGCGCATTCGGCCTCGATTCCTTCCGTTCACGTGGACAATATTACGGCTGCCTATGAAGCGGTCACTTATCTGATCCAGCAGGGGCATCGCCGGATTGCGATGATTCGCGCGCGGAGCGGCGATGTTGCATCGGGAGACCACCGGTTCGAAGGGTACCGGATGGCACTGGCGGAAGCCGGCATTCCATTGGCCCGCGATTGGATTGTTGAAAGCGGTATCACTGTTGAGGACGGGATCGAGGCGATGCGCAAAATACGCGAAAGCCGCTCCATGCCGACCGCCTTATTCTGCGCGACGGATCGGATCGCGATCGGGGCTATGCATGACTTGATGGAAAACGGCCTGCGCATTCCGGACGACGTATCCGTGGTCGGCTTTGACGGCATCGACATGTCCGCTATGATTCGGCCGAAGCTGTCCACCGTGAAGTACTCCGCTTCGGAAATCGGAATGACCGCGGCGCGGAACTTAATCAAACGGATCAGAGGGGGAGAAGTTTCCCCCCGCCACTGGTGCGTATCGCATTATTTGGAAACCCGCGACAGCGTCCGTTCGATTTAACGGTTAGCTGCCTTAGATCCGATTCTCTTTCACCCAGCGGATCATGTTGTCGCACCATTCGATCGACATGCGCTCGAAGCCGACTCCCATCTCGATGACGACAACGGTCGAAAATAAAGGATTATCGCTCGTTAACGGCCCGTTCTGCTCTCGTAACATGGCTGCTCTTGCCGTATATTCCGCCAAAATCTCCTCATGCTGCCGCTTGTTTTCTTCCAGCAGCGGAATCAGGACCTCCGGTTCAATCAGCCACGAGCTGTACTGCTTGAGCAAAAATTCCTCCCAATCCCCCGGCTTGCCCGGTTGGGCGACCCAGGCTTTTAAGCTTTCGATACCCGCTTCCGTAATTTTATACACTTTGCGCGCCGGCCGGTACGATTCCCGCTCATGGGATAGAAGCTCGATGAGCCCTTCCCCCTCCATTTTGGCGAGGGACGGATACAGCTGGTTGTTGTTTATTTTATAAAACGCCGTGAACCTGCCGTTCATCTGCTGCTTCATGTCGTATCCGCTCAGCGGTTCCCGCGCCAATAGACTAAGCAATGCATATTGGATCGAACTCATGATCTGCCCACCTCAATCGATTTTTATATCGTTCAATATCACGTATTCATTCAAACATTATAAGTTAATATTAACCTAATGATGAGTGAGAAGCAACCGGTACCAATTTTCTTTTGCTCGCTTCAGGACATCATTTACAACGCTTGGAACGTTGATAGATGAACAAAAATTCATGATATACTGGTAAAAAAAACCGAAGCAAAGGAGTCATCATGGACATTACACCGTTACAGCTGGCGGTTACGATCATCTGTGCCGTCCTGATCGGGTTTACGAAAACCGGCCTGCCCACGCTCGGGATATTTGTGGCTGCCATAATGGCGACGATATTTCCCGCGCGCGAATCTGTCGGTCTTGTGACCCCTATCCTGATCACCGGGGATATTATCGCGATTCTTTATTACCGGAAAGCGGTTGTCTGGAAGCACCTTCTCGTGCTGCTGCCTTGGGTGCTCGCCGGCATCGGCGCTGGTTATATCGTGCTGGGCCAAATCGGCAACCGCTCGCTCTCCGTACTGATCGGCATCCTCGTATTGCTGCTCATCGCGCTTCATCTGGTCAAGGATCGGCTGGAGCGCGCGCTCGAGTTCGCCTTCACCAAATCGCGGGCCTTTAACGGCGGGCTCGGCATCCTTGCCGGCTTCACGACGATGATCGGCAATGCGGCAGGCAGCATCATGTCGATCTATTTGTTCTCCAAAGGAATGAACAAAACCGCTTTCGTCGGCACGAACGCCTTTTTCTTTTTTATCGTCAACGTCATCAAAGTTCCGTTCACCTCTCATCTCGGGCTCATTACGCCGCAGTCGCTCGTGCTCACCGCTTGGATGATTCCGGCCGTTGCGGCCGGCGCAATTGCCGGCTTCAAGCTGCTTCCGCTTATTCCGCAAAAATATTTTCAGGCTATCATCCTCATCCTGGCGGCGCTCGGCGGCATTCATTTGATCCTGTTCTGATCCGGATCGTTACATCCTTTTTCGCATCTGATATATTAATAGTGTTGTCCGGCCCATCGTTTCGTTTCAAACTGTCGGCATAAGGAGGAATCGTTATGAATACATATACGCTGCAAATCGGGGAATTAACGAGGGTGCTTCCGATCGTTCCGATATCGGACGAACTGAGCATTGCCAGCTTTGTTATTTTGGGAGATACCGAACTGGTGGATGCTGCCGCGCAGCTCGTAGCTGACAGGCTGCCGCCTGTCGATGTGCTCGTTACAGCCGAAGCGAAAGGAATCCCGTTCATTTACGAGCTGTCAAAAAAACTCGGAATGGCACGTTACGTCGTCGCGAGAAAAAGCATAAAACCTTATATGGAAGAGCCTTTGATCAATAAAGTCGTCTCCATTACGACCCAGAAGGAACAGGTGCTCGTTTTGGATAAATCCGATACCGAGTTTATAAAAGGCAAGCGGGTCGCGGTCGTCGATGACGTCATCAGCACAGGAGAGTCGCTGCGCGTCCTCGAAGAGCTCGTTGAATTAGCCGGAGGCATCGTGACGGCAAAAGCGGCGATTTTAGCCGAAGGCGATGCGGCGAAACGGGACGATATTATCTTTTTGGAGGCACTGCCGTTGTTTAGAAGGAATCGCTAATTACTTGGGGTTACTTTGTAATTCTTGGTGATACTTAATAATTCCGATCCCGTACGGCTCCATATTTAACAGCTGGCCCGCATTAGGTACAATGCGGGTTTTCATTTGTGCATCAACGATTCCGATCTGGACAGCCTCGCCCGGTCCGTAACGGTATCCGTTCACCCCGTTCATTTATAACCTTTAAAATATATATTTACAAGTTATAAGTGATCCATTATGATAAAGCCATATAACCGCCAAATAATTTTTTAACGGTTATAAGTATTCGGACAATGAAAGGAATGACGTTGAATGAAGGTCCAAAAGCTTCCGTGGGCGGGCATTCGAATGCAATTCGAAACGACGAGCATCGCGATCGATCCGCTATTTCATTTCCCGGCCCATTTCGGCCAGCCTCACGATCCGCTTTATCCACTGGATGAATTCGGACCGGTCGATGCTGTCCTCGTTACGCATCACCATACCGACCACTTTGATCCGGAAGCGATCGCGGCTTTTTACGGCGAAACGGTCCCGGTCTATGTTCCGTCTCTGCCGCATGCGCTTGCCCGCGGCGGCCGGCTGACTGACATTCGGGAGATCAAGCCCGGGGAGTCGTTCCAAGTGGGCGCATTATCGGTGACGGCAACGGACTCCGTCGACGGGTTCGGTGATCCTCAGGTCGCTTGGGTTGTGCAGGGCGGGGAGAAAAAAGTCATTCACTGCGGGGATACGCTGTGGCACGGTTACTGGTGGAACATTGCCAAAACGCACGGTCCATTCGATGCGGCCTTCTTGCCCGTTAACGGAGCCGTCCTCGAACTTCCCGGCTTCACGCCGAGCCATCAGCCCATTTCCCTGACACCGGAACAGGCCGTCTCGGCGGCGGTTGTTTTGGGAGCAGGTGCGCTCGTGCCAATCCATTACGGAACGGTTCATCACCCGCCGGTCTATCACCAGACGCCAAACCTGCTTGACCGCCTGACAGCAACCGCGAAAGATACGGTAAACTTGACAATATTAAGCACGAAAGAAACAATGGTCGTATAGATTCGGACTCACGTCCTCGGGCAACAACTAGGAGATGATCGATCGTGGACAGCTCACATTTTTTACTTGGCGGAAGCCCGTGGTTAAACCTGGTCAATACGCGCCATATGCACAATAAGCGGATCCGGGATGTGTTGGCGGAACCGGCAGCGGCACAGCAATGGCTGAATGCCAACCAACTGTACATGGCGCCCGGCGCTTCCGCGGAATCGGAGCCGCTGCGAAAGATGATTGCCGAGCTAATCCCTCTGCGCGAGCTGTGTCAGGAGATTGTGTCCGACTTGCAGATGCGAGGCAAACTTTCCGAAGACGTGCTCGCGTCGCTCGAAAAACGGACGGAAAGCTTATCGATCCGTGCCGCCCTGCTGCAAACGGGGGAGAAAATTTCCCTCACCTATGCTGGAAATACGGACGTCGATCATGTGCAGTATCTCATCATCCGATCCATCGCCGATACGCTGGAAGGTTATGCCCCGCAGCGGATCCGGAAATGCGAGCATGACGAATGCATTCTCCATTTCGTGGACACATCAAAGAGCGGCAAAAGGCGCTGGTGCAGTATGGAGATGTGCGGAAACCGCCATAAAGCGGCCGAATTTTATGCCAAGAAAAAAGCGAAGAACTAGCGCAGCTGGAAAGAGGTTTATTATGAAGCGGGCTCACTTAAGGGGAACTACTGTTACAGGGAGCCGGTTCCCCGATGAGTCTTGTCAGCGGCTATCCCTAGCGCATCTTATTAGCGTTATTTGCAGAAAAATGTCCATTTTTCTTAGGTTACGGACTCCAGAGTCGTTACACAAAACCGGGCTGTTCCATAAGCAGGTTTTTAGTCGTATCAATCAATTTCTCCAGCTTCATTAGCGAAAAAGAACCGATCAAGGGGCTATCCTTGGCCGGTTCGTTCGTATTCTTACCAAGCGTATACTTCGGGCGTCTCGCCGCCCGGTCCGGGAAAGATGTCGTCCAGCTCGCGGAGCACATCCTCTTCAAGATGGATTTCAACCGCGCGGATGGCGTCCCGCAGCTGTTCCACCGTTCGCGGACCGATGATCGGGGCGGTCATGACCGGATTCGTTAGCGTCCAGGCCAGCGCAACATTCGCTTCCTGCTCTCCCAGTTCCGCGCACAAGGCGGAAAACCGTTCGAGCTGCGGGCGGTGCTTCTCAATCCGTTCCGCCTGCTGGGCCGTACGGGTCCCGATCCCCGGCTTCAATGAGTAGCCTCCGAGCAGACCTCCCGCCAATGGACTCCATGCCACAACGCCGAGACCGAGATCCTTCGCGGCCGGCAATACTTCCATTTCGGCTGTCCGCTCCAGCAGGCTGATCTTATGCTGCTCGCACACCAGCCCCATGAAATGCCGCTCCTTGGCCGCCGCCTGTGCCTTCACCAGATGCCAGCCAGCAAAATTGCTGGAGCCGATGTAATCCACTTTTCCGGACCTGACCTGCGTCTCGAACGCTTCCCACAATTCCTCCCAAGTCGTTCGCCGGTCGATGTGGTGCATCTGGTACAGCTCAACGTGATCCGTCTGCAGCCGGCGCAGCGACCCTTCGAGGTGGCGCCTGATTTTATAAAGAGACAAGCCCCTTGCATCGTTCGGCCCATCGACTGGGCTCGAGATCGGCTCGTACACTTTGGTCGCCAGAACCACCTTCTCCCGGCGCTGCCCTCCTTGCGCGAACCACCGCCCGATCACCGTCTCCGTCAAGCCGGAATTTGCTCCCCATCCGTAATTGTTGGCCGTATCAAAAAAGGTAATGCCCGCATCGAGCGCTTCGTCCATAATGCGAAACGCGGTCCTCTCATCCGTATCGACGCCGAAATTCATCGTTCCCAAGCACAGCCGGCTGACTCTCATCCCTGTTCGGCCCAAGAAGGTGTACTCCACCCGTTTTCCTCCTCCAATTTTTTTCTGTTACATGATAGGAGACGAGGAAAAATCGAAACGGACGCAAAAATGGAATATTAGTTCATCATTTGCTTCACGATTTCCCGGTTGCGCTGTTTGAAAACCTCGTTGTGTGAAGAGACCATGGCGGTTTTGCCCGCATCGGGCTGGATAAATTGCTTCGCTTTGTTGACCGCGTTAGCCGCATCCTGGAAGGCGCCGGCGATCAAATGCAATTTCCCTTCATGCATCAAGATGTCTCCGGCCGCGTAAAGTCCGGGAACCGACGATTCGCTGTTCGCATTGCCTGCAATATAATGATCTTCCTCCATTGCAATGTTTAGATCGCTGTTTTTCAATAATGTCGTGTCGCGCTCATACCCGTGGTTAATAATCACTTCATCAACCGGCAAATACGAAACCTCGCCGGTTTCATGATGGGTCAGTTCAACGCGTTCAATCGCTTCATGGCTCTCGCCGGCGATCAGCTTCGTAATTGACGTCCGGAACAGGCAAACGGCCGAACTGTTCATCAGTTGGGCTATCTTCGCTTCATGAGCGCCCGGAACGTCCTTGCGATATGTTACATACACTTGTTTGGCGATCGGTTCCAATTCAGTCGCCCAGTCGATGGCCGAGTTTCCCCCGCCTGAAATGACAACCGTTTTCTCTTTGAACCGCTTTAATGACTTTACGGTGTAGCTCAAATTGGATATTTCAAATCGTTCCGCACCTTCGATTTCAAGCTTATGCGGCTTTAATATTCCGCTTCCGACCGCAACGATAACGGTTTTTGACAAATGCCGCCTGCCCGAGGCGGTGCGGAGTACAAAAATCCCTTCTTCATCACGGGTAATCGACTCTACCTTTTCATTCAACACGACTTCCGGGTGGAAGGTCAGCCCCTGCTTGACCAGCTGCTCAATTAATGCCGCTCCGGTTATGGGCGTCAGCCCGCCGACGTCCCAAATCATTTTTTCCGGATACACATGCACTTTCCCGCCTAATTGCGGCTGATATTCGATCAGCTTTGTTTTCATTTCCCTCAGCCCGCTATAAAAAGCGGAGTAGAGCCCGGCCGGCCCTCCGCCAATAACCGTTACATCGAATAACTCTTCCTGCTCCATACCCGCTCACTCCTCGGCAATCAAATAAAATTGATTATCATTCTCAATTAAATATACCCGATTTCCTTTTTTTGTACAAGAAGCGGTGGACAACCCATCGAAAACAAGATTGACATCCGGCGCTTCGTTTCCTATAATCACATTAACGTTAACGTCATGGTTGGGGGTACGCATGGAATCGAAAATGCTGATCGGAGAGCTGGCAAGCAGAGCCGGAGTTACGCCCCGGACCGTTCGCCACTACCAACAGCTGGGATTGTTGGGGAAAGTCGAGCAAGAGAGCAACGGATATCACTATTACACGGATATTTCTTTACAGCGTTTGCTCAAAATCGGTGTATTGAAAAATGTAGGTCTCAGTCTGGAAGAAATTCAGTCCGTAATCGACCTGTATTTCGAAGAGCCGACGATGATCAAAGGGAAACAAAAAGTGCTTGAGATTTTGGCGAAGCACCTGGAAGAAATCGATGACAAGATGGATTCGCTCGCTCGTTTCAGACAAGAGATTCAATTCAACATGGCCCGGATTCAGCTTATGATCGACGAAATGTCGACATAAGCGGTTCCGAACCGTTTATGCACGCCCAAACCATTACGTTTACGTTAACGTTATCCATTTTGATCCAAGGAGGTTATTTTGATTGATTTAAAAAAGGGGCCTCTCACTTATACCGCGACCGTGCTGACCGTAACGGGCATTGCCGTCGTATCGCTGCTCTATGTCCTGATCCCGCTCGTTCCGTATATCAGCTCCGCATTCGCTGTCAATGCGAGCCAAACGGCATGGGCGAGCAGCGCCTTTAGTCTCGCTTTTGCCGTAGGCAATGTGTTTTTCGGTACATTGTCCGACAGGGTGTCGAAAAAGCGCCTGATCATCGCAGGCCTGGTCCTGCTCACGCTCTGCACCGTTTTCGTAGAATCCGCAACTTCGTTCGCGGCATTCATTTCGCTCCGGGCGGTGCAAGGCTTTCTGGCCGCCTCGTTCCCGCCTGTGGCGCTTGCTTATGTGAGCGACGTAATTCCGCCCTCCCATCGGCCGACCGTCATCTCTTATATGAGCAGCGGTTTTTTGCTTGCCGGTGTAGTTGGTCAGATCTTTGCGGCCGAAGTGGCCGCAGCATGGGGATGGGAAACGGTATTTGCGCTGTTAAGCGCCGTTTACGTCGTGCTGATCGTGATCTCGTTCTGGCTGCCGAAAGGCCGGGAACGATCCGCACCCGTCCAGTCCGAAACCCGCGCTGCCGTCTCGGATCATTTCCGTGTCTTGGTTAAAATTCCGGCGCTGCTGGTCGCTTATGCCGCCGCGATGAGCATCTTAATGAGCTTTGTCGCCATGTACACGGGCTTGAATGAATTTGCGGTCCAGCGGTTACACTTATCCGCCGATCGAATTTTGTTGATTAGGCTCGCCGGCATGCTAGGCATCATGTGCACGTTGTTTTGCGGATCATGGATCCGCCGGTTTGGAGCTCCCCGCGTTCTAGTCGCAGGCTTTTTCGTCGCGGCGGCCGGTTTGGCGGGCGAAGCGGTGCTGTCAAACGCACCAATGCCCGTATTCGTCGCGGCGACGGTGGTCTTTGTGGCGGGAATCGCCACCGCCGTCCCTTCGATCGTTTTCCGGATCGGAATGTTGGGCGCCAGCGCCCGCGGTATGGCCATCGCACTTTACGGATTTTTCGTTTTTGTCGGAGCCAGTCTCGGTCCCATCATCGCCAACATGCTGATGCCGCTCGGGTTTGCGGCTTTATGCTGGACGCTCTCGGCCATTTTGCTCGCTGCGGCGGCAGGTACGGCTTGGAGCGCCAAGCGCGCGTCAAGAAACGAAGGTACGGCTGCCGTACACACTTGAGAGGAGAAGATCAACGATGAGTATAAAAAATTCATTGCAAGGTCAGCACGTGATTGTGATCGGCGGAGGCTCGGGGATTGGACTCGCGGCCGCCCAAAGGGCTTCCGCGCTCGGAGCGGAGGTGACGATCGTCGGACGCTCTGCAGACCGGCTGGAAAAAGCGGCTGAGGGCTTCGAAGGGGAGATCCGGACGGCCGTCCTCGATTTGCGGATTGAGGAAGACGTCCAGGCGTTTTTTATCGAAACGGGGGCGTTCGACCATCTTGTCATTACCGCAGGGGAAATGAAGCACGGCTTGGGCAAAGTTGTCGAGCTCGACACGTTCAGCGCCAAAGAGCAATTCGAGAGCCGGTTCTGGGGACCGTATCTGGCGGTCCGCTACGGGGCGGCAGCCATTCGGGAAGGTGGCTCCATCACGCTTACGACCGGATTTTTCGGCGATAAGACGGTTCCGGGGGCGGCAGTGCCTTCGGCTGTGCACGGAGCTTTGGAAACGCTAGGCCGGACGCTGGCCGTCGAGCTTGCTCCGGTGCGGGTGAACGTCGTGTCGCCGGGATATACCGATACGCCGCTGCACGACGGAATGCCGGCCGAACAGAAGCGGGCCTGGTTTGAACAAACGGCCCCCACCCTGCCGGTTCGGCGCATCGGTTCTGCCGATGACATCGCCGGCGCGATCTTGTTTTTGGTCGAGAACGGCAATACGACAGGGATCACGTTGACCGTGGACGGAGGCGCCCGACTCGTCTAAGAGCGGGAGTGCCGCACCGGCGGAATTGTGCACGCAAGGGGGAAGGCTTCCTTCCCCGGGAAAGCGTCAGGAAAAGCGCCTGCGGCGGCCATGCTTTACGCATACCGCCGCAGGCGATCACCGGTCGCAGAGCGTTGTCTCCGCAACGAGCGGCTCGATTGCCTCTATGGGACTCATACATAGGGGCAATCATCTGCTTCGGCTGTACCGGAAGGCCTTAAGCACTTTCCGCGACTTCAGGGTTCGCACTCACTTGCGTT carries:
- a CDS encoding phosphoribosyltransferase family protein — its product is MNTYTLQIGELTRVLPIVPISDELSIASFVILGDTELVDAAAQLVADRLPPVDVLVTAEAKGIPFIYELSKKLGMARYVVARKSIKPYMEEPLINKVVSITTQKEQVLVLDKSDTEFIKGKRVAVVDDVISTGESLRVLEELVELAGGIVTAKAAILAEGDAAKRDDIIFLEALPLFRRNR
- a CDS encoding LacI family DNA-binding transcriptional regulator, with product MTIKDIARMAGVSISTVSRVINNSKPVQDDLRKRVLDVMEQTKFRPNTIAQNLAKNESNLIGVMLPEVKNTVLDELIHGINHVSRIYGYNTMLSLTGGTLENELHYFNLFRGIQADGIILASDNLKGELIELIELSGIPCILVGRDAHSASIPSVHVDNITAAYEAVTYLIQQGHRRIAMIRARSGDVASGDHRFEGYRMALAEAGIPLARDWIVESGITVEDGIEAMRKIRESRSMPTALFCATDRIAIGAMHDLMENGLRIPDDVSVVGFDGIDMSAMIRPKLSTVKYSASEIGMTAARNLIKRIRGGEVSPRHWCVSHYLETRDSVRSI
- a CDS encoding MerR family transcriptional regulator; amino-acid sequence: MESKMLIGELASRAGVTPRTVRHYQQLGLLGKVEQESNGYHYYTDISLQRLLKIGVLKNVGLSLEEIQSVIDLYFEEPTMIKGKQKVLEILAKHLEEIDDKMDSLARFRQEIQFNMARIQLMIDEMST
- a CDS encoding NAD(P)/FAD-dependent oxidoreductase, translated to MEQEELFDVTVIGGGPAGLYSAFYSGLREMKTKLIEYQPQLGGKVHVYPEKMIWDVGGLTPITGAALIEQLVKQGLTFHPEVVLNEKVESITRDEEGIFVLRTASGRRHLSKTVIVAVGSGILKPHKLEIEGAERFEISNLSYTVKSLKRFKEKTVVISGGGNSAIDWATELEPIAKQVYVTYRKDVPGAHEAKIAQLMNSSAVCLFRTSITKLIAGESHEAIERVELTHHETGEVSYLPVDEVIINHGYERDTTLLKNSDLNIAMEEDHYIAGNANSESSVPGLYAAGDILMHEGKLHLIAGAFQDAANAVNKAKQFIQPDAGKTAMVSSHNEVFKQRNREIVKQMMN
- a CDS encoding sulfite exporter TauE/SafE family protein, which produces MDITPLQLAVTIICAVLIGFTKTGLPTLGIFVAAIMATIFPARESVGLVTPILITGDIIAILYYRKAVVWKHLLVLLPWVLAGIGAGYIVLGQIGNRSLSVLIGILVLLLIALHLVKDRLERALEFAFTKSRAFNGGLGILAGFTTMIGNAAGSIMSIYLFSKGMNKTAFVGTNAFFFFIVNVIKVPFTSHLGLITPQSLVLTAWMIPAVAAGAIAGFKLLPLIPQKYFQAIILILAALGGIHLILF
- a CDS encoding SDR family oxidoreductase produces the protein MSIKNSLQGQHVIVIGGGSGIGLAAAQRASALGAEVTIVGRSADRLEKAAEGFEGEIRTAVLDLRIEEDVQAFFIETGAFDHLVITAGEMKHGLGKVVELDTFSAKEQFESRFWGPYLAVRYGAAAIREGGSITLTTGFFGDKTVPGAAVPSAVHGALETLGRTLAVELAPVRVNVVSPGYTDTPLHDGMPAEQKRAWFEQTAPTLPVRRIGSADDIAGAILFLVENGNTTGITLTVDGGARLV
- a CDS encoding PadR family transcriptional regulator, yielding MSSIQYALLSLLAREPLSGYDMKQQMNGRFTAFYKINNNQLYPSLAKMEGEGLIELLSHERESYRPARKVYKITEAGIESLKAWVAQPGKPGDWEEFLLKQYSSWLIEPEVLIPLLEENKRQHEEILAEYTARAAMLREQNGPLTSDNPLFSTVVVIEMGVGFERMSIEWCDNMIRWVKENRI
- a CDS encoding MBL fold metallo-hydrolase, producing MKVQKLPWAGIRMQFETTSIAIDPLFHFPAHFGQPHDPLYPLDEFGPVDAVLVTHHHTDHFDPEAIAAFYGETVPVYVPSLPHALARGGRLTDIREIKPGESFQVGALSVTATDSVDGFGDPQVAWVVQGGEKKVIHCGDTLWHGYWWNIAKTHGPFDAAFLPVNGAVLELPGFTPSHQPISLTPEQAVSAAVVLGAGALVPIHYGTVHHPPVYHQTPNLLDRLTATAKDTVNLTILSTKETMVV
- a CDS encoding MFS transporter, producing MIDLKKGPLTYTATVLTVTGIAVVSLLYVLIPLVPYISSAFAVNASQTAWASSAFSLAFAVGNVFFGTLSDRVSKKRLIIAGLVLLTLCTVFVESATSFAAFISLRAVQGFLAASFPPVALAYVSDVIPPSHRPTVISYMSSGFLLAGVVGQIFAAEVAAAWGWETVFALLSAVYVVLIVISFWLPKGRERSAPVQSETRAAVSDHFRVLVKIPALLVAYAAAMSILMSFVAMYTGLNEFAVQRLHLSADRILLIRLAGMLGIMCTLFCGSWIRRFGAPRVLVAGFFVAAAGLAGEAVLSNAPMPVFVAATVVFVAGIATAVPSIVFRIGMLGASARGMAIALYGFFVFVGASLGPIIANMLMPLGFAALCWTLSAILLAAAAGTAWSAKRASRNEGTAAVHT
- a CDS encoding CGNR zinc finger domain-containing protein, which gives rise to MDSSHFLLGGSPWLNLVNTRHMHNKRIRDVLAEPAAAQQWLNANQLYMAPGASAESEPLRKMIAELIPLRELCQEIVSDLQMRGKLSEDVLASLEKRTESLSIRAALLQTGEKISLTYAGNTDVDHVQYLIIRSIADTLEGYAPQRIRKCEHDECILHFVDTSKSGKRRWCSMEMCGNRHKAAEFYAKKKAKN
- a CDS encoding aldo/keto reductase, with translation MEYTFLGRTGMRVSRLCLGTMNFGVDTDERTAFRIMDEALDAGITFFDTANNYGWGANSGLTETVIGRWFAQGGQRREKVVLATKVYEPISSPVDGPNDARGLSLYKIRRHLEGSLRRLQTDHVELYQMHHIDRRTTWEELWEAFETQVRSGKVDYIGSSNFAGWHLVKAQAAAKERHFMGLVCEQHKISLLERTAEMEVLPAAKDLGLGVVAWSPLAGGLLGGYSLKPGIGTRTAQQAERIEKHRPQLERFSALCAELGEQEANVALAWTLTNPVMTAPIIGPRTVEQLRDAIRAVEIHLEEDVLRELDDIFPGPGGETPEVYAW
- a CDS encoding MFS transporter, which gives rise to MSANKSAYKVTGVGSSGAADGAPGRAVDNSLVQDISLKEKIGYGLGDFASQLLFAAASTFLSFFYTDVIGIAAAAVGTLLFIARVLDAFADIGIGAMIDKTKSRHGKARPWLLWMAAPFAASGLLLFTVPDAGPVVTMIYIYVTYLLMNFIYSAINVPYGVLNSLMTQDGYQRSVLNIFRMVLAVCGAILVTYFTKPLVNVFGGGKIGWIWTFAIFGVLGMLVFLFTFATTKERVKPSVVQKEIPFRRGLKALFRNKYWALLLVFAIVFFANNAMGSTMIVYYAQYMLDNVDLVGILGLANLIPLLVAYFLLAPVIKRFGKRNAAMAGSVILIAGSLVTAFKPDDLTFVIAGLVIKSMGTAPIMGTFFAMLADTVEYGEWKTGMRTEGLVYSAGSFGTKAGSGFGAALVGWGLALGGYVGGQASLSASALASIQMLFIYVPILLSVLQLVILWFYRLDKQYNQIVKDLQTVRSDI